A region of Rhodospirillales bacterium DNA encodes the following proteins:
- a CDS encoding PA0069 family radical SAM protein, with protein MISPDPDRGSGPDIEGFDPSPADPERVVTPRARKGRGAIGNPANRFFAQRTVTVDDGWGSADDRDPVRAAAHPEDVDPPRLATTLTRDASRTIIARNTSPDVPFDRSINPYRGCEHGCVYCFARPSHAYLGLSPGLDFETKLLFKPDAAALLRQELSKKAYRCDVMAMGTNTDPYQPVERELKITRSILEVLSEFNHPVGIVTKNHLITRDADILGDMARRNLAEVFVSVTTLDRHLANVMEPRASTPARRLAAIRTLADAGVPTGVMAAPMIPALNDHEMEAILDAAAAAGATRAGYTVLRLPLEIGPLFDEWLAEHYPDRKERVLSLVKQTRGGKLYDSDWSQRMTGTGDYAALLRQRFQLATRKYEMNKFRYRLDTTLFKVPDSARPGGDTRQMKLF; from the coding sequence ATGATTTCGCCCGATCCCGACAGGGGAAGCGGGCCGGATATCGAAGGTTTCGACCCCTCGCCGGCGGACCCCGAACGCGTCGTGACGCCACGCGCGCGCAAGGGCCGCGGCGCCATCGGCAATCCGGCCAACCGCTTCTTCGCGCAGCGCACCGTGACGGTCGACGACGGCTGGGGCTCGGCCGACGACCGCGATCCGGTGCGCGCCGCGGCGCATCCCGAAGACGTCGACCCGCCGCGTCTGGCGACCACGCTGACGCGCGACGCCAGCCGCACGATCATCGCCCGCAACACCTCGCCGGACGTGCCGTTCGACCGCTCGATCAATCCCTACCGCGGCTGCGAGCACGGCTGCGTCTACTGCTTCGCGCGCCCCAGCCATGCCTATCTCGGCCTGTCGCCCGGCCTCGATTTCGAGACCAAGCTGCTGTTCAAGCCCGACGCCGCGGCGCTGCTGCGGCAGGAGCTGTCGAAGAAGGCCTACCGCTGCGACGTCATGGCGATGGGCACCAACACCGATCCCTACCAACCGGTCGAGCGCGAGCTCAAGATCACGCGCTCGATCCTCGAGGTGCTCTCGGAATTCAACCATCCCGTCGGCATCGTCACCAAGAACCACCTGATCACGCGCGACGCCGACATCCTCGGCGACATGGCGAGGCGCAACCTCGCGGAGGTGTTCGTGTCGGTGACGACGCTCGACCGCCATCTCGCCAACGTCATGGAGCCGCGCGCGTCCACGCCGGCGCGGCGGCTGGCGGCGATCCGGACGCTGGCCGACGCCGGCGTGCCCACCGGCGTGATGGCCGCGCCGATGATCCCGGCGCTCAACGACCACGAGATGGAGGCGATCCTCGACGCCGCGGCGGCGGCGGGCGCGACGCGCGCCGGCTACACCGTGCTGCGCCTGCCGCTGGAGATCGGGCCGCTGTTCGACGAATGGCTGGCCGAGCACTACCCCGACCGCAAGGAGCGCGTGCTGTCGCTGGTCAAGCAGACGCGCGGCGGCAAGCTCTACGATTCCGACTGGAGCCAGCGCATGACCGGCACCGGCGACTACGCCGCCCTGCTGCGCCAGCGCTTCCAGCTCGCGACCCGCAAATACGAGATGAACAAGTTCCGCTACCGGCTGGACACGACGCTGTTCAAGGTGCCGGACTCCGCCCGGCCCGGCGGCGACACGCGGCAGATGAAATTGTTCTGA
- a CDS encoding aminoglycoside phosphotransferase family protein, with product MNIDALLAALRARPALAGLTRDGIAPLPATGTAHGHARLGVSIGGKPALARIAYAHPGDPTAAARLDAQAAAFRHLAPLRLTPALLDVVPPSDALPGGALVVEAIDGRAPRIPDELPNLADTLAAIHAAPLPAAGGPIPVHANPFLATLEMVERNAALYLDAAVPTQGARAEIADELRLMRGMSLAFAKRKQPRGVALADTHPGNFLIDVAGKAWFVDLEKVHVGSPAIDLAHCTLPSSVDWHPDIGVPRTSRADVAAFYARYLDRIGTRRAEALRPWLMPMRRLTWLRTTMFFCRWRVETRGPRDPANPAQWSDAGLDPRMKAHIDARIDDCFARGTIWRIRAEWMGLDPLAF from the coding sequence ATGAACATCGACGCCCTGCTCGCCGCGCTGCGCGCGCGGCCGGCGCTGGCCGGACTGACGCGCGACGGCATCGCGCCGCTGCCGGCGACCGGCACGGCGCATGGCCACGCGCGTCTCGGCGTCTCGATCGGCGGCAAGCCGGCGCTGGCGCGCATCGCCTACGCCCATCCCGGCGATCCGACGGCGGCGGCGCGGCTGGACGCGCAGGCGGCGGCGTTCCGCCACCTCGCGCCGCTGCGCCTGACGCCGGCGCTGCTCGACGTCGTGCCACCTTCGGACGCGCTGCCCGGCGGCGCGCTGGTCGTCGAGGCGATCGACGGCCGCGCGCCACGCATCCCCGACGAGCTGCCGAACCTCGCCGACACCTTGGCCGCGATCCACGCCGCCCCCCTGCCGGCCGCCGGCGGCCCGATCCCCGTGCACGCCAACCCGTTCCTCGCGACCCTGGAGATGGTCGAGCGCAACGCCGCGCTCTATCTCGACGCCGCCGTGCCGACCCAGGGCGCGCGCGCGGAGATCGCCGACGAGCTGCGGCTGATGCGCGGCATGTCGCTGGCCTTCGCCAAACGGAAGCAGCCGCGTGGCGTCGCGCTGGCCGACACGCATCCCGGCAACTTCCTGATCGACGTCGCGGGCAAGGCGTGGTTCGTCGATCTCGAGAAGGTGCATGTCGGCTCGCCCGCCATCGACCTCGCGCATTGCACCTTGCCCAGCTCGGTCGACTGGCATCCCGACATCGGCGTCCCGCGGACGTCGCGCGCCGATGTCGCGGCGTTCTACGCGCGCTATCTCGACCGCATCGGAACGCGGCGGGCCGAGGCGCTGCGGCCGTGGCTGATGCCGATGCGGCGGCTGACCTGGCTGCGCACGACGATGTTCTTCTGCCGCTGGCGCGTGGAGACGCGCGGGCCGCGCGATCCCGCCAATCCGGCGCAGTGGAGCGACGCGGGCCTCGATCCGCGCATGAAGGCGCATATCGACGCCCGCATCGACGATTGCTTCGCGCGCGGGACGATCTGGCGGATCCGCGCGGAATGGATGGGACTGGACCCACTCGCTTTTTGA
- a CDS encoding UbiH/UbiF/VisC/COQ6 family ubiquinone biosynthesis hydroxylase, producing MDAPANAPDPLRVDVAIVGAGLIGASLGIALAGAGVRVALVDRLAPSTQVAPAFDGRTIAVAHGARLALDAIGVWRYLADHAGPILDIRISDGRLDPEGGPAPVSTLHLHFDHRRAAVEGETPSPMGHIVENRHIRAALFRRLAELDRATLMAPAEIAGVDRTEDAATVALADGRVVVASLVVSAEGRGGGLREAAGIGAAGAGYGQTAIVVTAEHELPHGYVAQEKFLPGGPFAILPMTDDPATGAHRSSIVWTEDSAVAQALSRLDEPAFQREFARRFGAHLGAVKAVGPRFSYPLSVMLADRVVDTRLALVGDAAHGMHPIAGQGWNLGLRDVAALAEVLVDARRLGLDIGHGSVLADYARWRSFDNATLLAGTDALTRLFSNDIAPVRLARDLGLAAVDRLPPLKRFFMRHAMGLVGDLPRLVRGQAL from the coding sequence ATGGACGCGCCCGCCAACGCCCCCGATCCGCTCCGCGTCGACGTCGCCATCGTCGGCGCCGGCCTGATCGGCGCGTCGCTCGGCATCGCGCTGGCCGGCGCCGGCGTCCGCGTCGCGCTGGTCGACCGCCTCGCGCCCTCGACCCAGGTCGCGCCGGCGTTCGACGGCCGCACCATCGCCGTCGCGCACGGCGCGCGGCTGGCGCTCGACGCCATCGGCGTGTGGCGGTATCTGGCCGACCACGCCGGGCCCATCCTCGACATCCGCATCTCCGACGGGCGGCTCGATCCGGAGGGCGGGCCGGCACCGGTGTCGACGCTGCATCTGCATTTCGACCACCGCCGCGCCGCCGTCGAGGGCGAGACGCCGTCGCCGATGGGGCACATCGTCGAGAACCGCCACATCCGCGCCGCGCTGTTCCGGCGTCTGGCCGAGCTCGACCGCGCGACCCTGATGGCGCCGGCTGAGATCGCGGGCGTCGACCGGACGGAGGACGCGGCCACCGTGGCGCTGGCGGACGGCCGCGTGGTCGTGGCGTCTCTGGTCGTCTCGGCCGAGGGCCGCGGCGGCGGCCTGCGCGAGGCCGCCGGCATCGGCGCGGCCGGCGCGGGCTACGGCCAGACCGCCATCGTCGTGACCGCCGAACACGAGCTGCCGCACGGTTACGTGGCGCAGGAGAAATTCCTGCCCGGCGGGCCGTTCGCGATCCTGCCGATGACCGACGATCCGGCGACCGGCGCGCACCGCTCCTCGATCGTGTGGACCGAGGATTCGGCCGTCGCGCAGGCGCTCTCGCGCCTCGACGAGCCGGCGTTCCAGCGCGAGTTCGCGCGCCGCTTCGGCGCGCATCTCGGGGCCGTGAAGGCGGTCGGGCCGCGCTTCTCCTATCCGCTGTCGGTGATGCTCGCCGACCGCGTCGTCGACACGCGCCTCGCGCTGGTCGGCGACGCCGCGCACGGCATGCATCCGATCGCCGGTCAGGGCTGGAACCTGGGACTGCGCGACGTCGCGGCGCTGGCCGAGGTCCTCGTGGACGCGCGGCGGCTCGGCCTCGACATCGGACACGGCTCGGTGCTGGCCGACTACGCGCGCTGGCGCTCGTTCGACAACGCCACCTTGCTGGCCGGCACCGACGCCCTGACGCGCCTGTTCTCCAACGACATCGCGCCGGTGCGGCTGGCGCGCGACCTCGGGCTCGCGGCGGTCGACCGGTTGCCGCCGCTGAAGCGCTTCTTCATGCGCCACGCGATGGGTCTGGTCGGCGACCTGCCGCGCCTCGTGCGCGGCCAGGCGCTGTAG
- a CDS encoding OsmC family protein, protein MNADELRATQAPIKEKYRQTPGAAVVTLKAAGDLDSDGVACKVDTGRAIVEAGLHPATGGDGLQACSGDMLLEALVACAGVTLKAVSTALGIPIRKGVVRAEGDLDFRGTLGVAKDAPVGFRDIRLSFDLDTDASAEQLATLYKLTERYCVIYQTLKNPPPLALTPAA, encoded by the coding sequence ATGAATGCCGACGAGCTGCGCGCGACGCAGGCGCCGATCAAGGAGAAGTACCGCCAGACGCCGGGCGCCGCCGTCGTGACCTTGAAGGCCGCCGGCGACCTCGATTCCGACGGCGTCGCCTGCAAGGTCGACACCGGCCGCGCCATCGTCGAGGCCGGCCTGCATCCGGCGACCGGCGGCGACGGGCTGCAGGCGTGCTCCGGCGACATGCTGCTGGAGGCGCTGGTGGCCTGCGCCGGCGTCACGCTCAAGGCGGTGTCGACGGCGCTGGGCATCCCGATCCGCAAGGGCGTGGTGCGGGCCGAAGGCGATCTCGATTTCCGCGGCACGCTGGGCGTCGCCAAGGACGCCCCCGTCGGCTTCCGCGACATCCGGCTGAGCTTCGACCTCGACACCGACGCCAGCGCCGAGCAGCTGGCGACGCTGTACAAGCTCACGGAGCGCTACTGCGTGATCTACCAGACGCTCAAGAACCCGCCGCCGCTGGCGCTGACGCCGGCGGCCTGA
- a CDS encoding adenylosuccinate lyase family protein, producing the protein MADNSSSTAARVEEPGIRALYRVESRWQAWLDVEAALAVAQAGLGIVPPEAARRITEVAKLELLDRARIDEATKRTSHTLVPLVWELSRVAGEEAGRWVHWGATTQNIVQTGDLLVLRRAHAVLLRLIGASLTAMAGLAERTADDVLPGRTHGQHAVPATFGFKVAVWIDELARHVERLRQAEPRVFVAMLGGAAGTHAALGALGPRTQDALAAALGMASMPVPARSIGDHMAEHVLLLSMLGATCGKIGREVYTLMKTEFGEVEEPVPAGTVGSSTMPQKRNPFLCQDMIAGAASLKSIATLALESMQTEHEADRATSLMIREAAERACVTSGDVLARLVAIMSGLRVDAARMRRNLDLGGGLIMAEAVMLDLGKAIGRQEAHDVVYDAAQTAFVENRSFVDLLAADPRVTAHLDRAAIEAMLDPTAYAGLCAEMAREGAARARALAATLA; encoded by the coding sequence GTGGCCGACAATTCCAGCTCGACCGCCGCGCGCGTCGAGGAACCCGGCATCCGCGCGCTATACCGCGTCGAATCGCGCTGGCAGGCGTGGCTCGACGTCGAGGCGGCGCTGGCCGTCGCGCAGGCGGGTCTGGGCATCGTGCCGCCGGAAGCCGCGCGCCGCATCACCGAGGTCGCGAAGCTGGAGCTGCTCGACCGCGCCCGCATCGACGAGGCGACCAAGCGCACCAGCCACACGCTGGTGCCGCTGGTGTGGGAGCTGTCGCGTGTCGCGGGCGAGGAGGCCGGGCGCTGGGTGCATTGGGGCGCCACGACGCAGAACATCGTGCAGACCGGCGATCTGCTGGTGCTGCGCCGCGCGCACGCGGTCCTGCTGCGGCTGATCGGCGCGTCGCTGACCGCGATGGCCGGTCTGGCGGAGCGCACCGCCGACGACGTGCTGCCCGGCCGCACCCACGGCCAGCACGCCGTGCCCGCGACCTTCGGCTTCAAGGTCGCCGTCTGGATCGACGAACTGGCGCGCCATGTCGAACGCCTGCGGCAGGCCGAGCCCCGGGTGTTCGTCGCCATGCTCGGCGGCGCCGCCGGCACGCACGCGGCGCTCGGCGCGCTCGGGCCGAGGACGCAGGACGCGCTGGCCGCCGCGCTGGGCATGGCCTCGATGCCGGTGCCGGCGCGCAGCATCGGCGACCACATGGCCGAGCACGTGCTGCTGCTGTCGATGCTCGGCGCCACCTGCGGCAAGATCGGCCGCGAGGTCTACACGCTGATGAAGACGGAGTTCGGCGAGGTCGAGGAGCCGGTGCCGGCGGGCACGGTCGGCAGCTCGACCATGCCGCAGAAGCGCAACCCGTTCCTGTGCCAGGACATGATCGCCGGGGCCGCGTCGCTGAAATCCATCGCCACCTTGGCGCTGGAGTCGATGCAGACCGAGCACGAGGCCGACCGCGCCACCAGCCTGATGATCCGCGAGGCGGCGGAACGCGCCTGCGTCACATCGGGCGACGTCCTCGCGCGGCTGGTGGCGATCATGTCCGGGCTGCGCGTCGACGCCGCCCGCATGCGCCGCAACCTCGACCTCGGCGGCGGGCTGATCATGGCCGAGGCCGTGATGCTCGATCTGGGCAAGGCCATCGGCCGGCAGGAGGCGCACGACGTGGTGTACGACGCCGCCCAGACGGCGTTCGTCGAGAACCGGTCGTTCGTCGACCTGCTGGCGGCCGATCCACGGGTCACGGCGCATCTCGACCGCGCCGCCATCGAGGCGATGCTCGATCCCACCGCCTACGCCGGCCTGTGCGCCGAGATGGCGCGCGAGGGCGCCGCGAGGGCGCGCGCGTTGGCCGCCACGCTGGCCTGA
- a CDS encoding cysteine dioxygenase: MDTTPNHARLRRFLADMTSLVGGARQDQDEDAILDVGGRLLADLVAHDDWLPEACAAARPDGYNQHLLFCDPQERFSVVSFVWGPAAMTPVHDHLMWGLIGMLRGSEVDQRYERDPATGCLVPTTRVALAPGDVGRVTPRGSDIHQVSNALIDRPSISIHVYGGNIGAVRRHKFDLARGEALEFVSGFSPTPLPNIWDRSLEPAS; encoded by the coding sequence ATGGATACGACGCCCAACCACGCGCGCCTCCGGCGCTTCCTGGCCGACATGACCTCGCTGGTCGGCGGCGCCAGGCAGGACCAGGACGAGGACGCCATCCTCGACGTCGGCGGACGCCTGCTGGCGGATCTCGTCGCGCACGACGACTGGCTGCCGGAGGCCTGCGCCGCGGCCCGGCCGGACGGCTACAACCAGCATCTGCTGTTCTGCGACCCGCAGGAGCGCTTCTCGGTCGTGAGCTTCGTGTGGGGGCCGGCCGCGATGACGCCGGTGCACGACCATCTGATGTGGGGCCTGATCGGCATGCTGCGCGGTTCGGAGGTCGACCAGCGCTACGAGCGCGATCCCGCGACCGGCTGCCTCGTGCCGACGACGCGCGTGGCGCTCGCGCCGGGCGACGTCGGCAGGGTGACGCCGCGCGGCAGCGACATCCACCAGGTGAGCAACGCGCTGATCGACCGCCCGTCGATCAGCATCCACGTCTACGGCGGCAACATCGGCGCGGTCCGGCGCCACAAATTCGACCTCGCGCGCGGCGAGGCGCTGGAGTTCGTCTCCGGCTTCAGCCCGACGCCGCTGCCCAACATCTGGGACCGGTCGCTGGAGCCCGCATCGTGA
- the moaB gene encoding molybdenum cofactor biosynthesis protein B, with translation MNPADRIDQTKPFKPVNIAVLTVSDTRTLETDKSGDTLVERLQAAGHHLLDRAIVTDDVELIRAKVRGWIADPRVEVVITTGGTGVTGRDVTPEALEGLFEKKIEGFGETFRWVSFQKIGTSTMQSRATAGVADGTYIFALPGSTGACRDGWDEILRWQLDIRFRPCNFAELMPRLNEGKAPRSG, from the coding sequence ATGAATCCCGCCGACCGCATCGACCAGACCAAGCCGTTCAAGCCCGTCAACATCGCCGTGCTGACCGTGTCGGACACCCGCACGCTGGAGACCGACAAGAGCGGCGATACGCTGGTCGAGCGGCTCCAGGCGGCCGGCCACCATCTGCTCGACCGCGCCATCGTCACCGACGACGTCGAACTGATCCGCGCCAAGGTGCGCGGCTGGATCGCCGATCCGCGCGTCGAGGTCGTGATCACCACGGGCGGTACCGGCGTCACCGGGCGCGACGTCACGCCGGAGGCGTTGGAAGGGCTGTTCGAGAAGAAGATCGAGGGCTTCGGCGAGACCTTCCGCTGGGTCAGCTTCCAGAAGATCGGCACCTCGACGATGCAGAGCCGCGCCACGGCCGGCGTCGCCGACGGCACCTACATCTTCGCCCTGCCCGGCTCGACCGGCGCCTGCCGCGACGGCTGGGACGAGATCCTGAGATGGCAGCTCGACATCCGCTTCCGCCCCTGCAACTTCGCCGAGCTGATGCCGCGCCTCAACGAAGGCAAGGCGCCGCGCAGCGGCTGA
- a CDS encoding ABC transporter ATP-binding protein, whose amino-acid sequence MLSLENLGKIDAQGHHALLGLTLSIGDGEIVAVIGGDAFGKAALLRLLAGMDRPTRGTATLAGRRIDGLTPEIGAVFPEAALMPALDVVSNVELGLPGLPRAKRRALALEALARVGLETVPHALPSQLPPAIARRVAMARVMVAAPRVVLLDAPSAGHRGRSRVDLQNDLLRLWAWREPTMVVATDDVDEAAALADRVVVLLGGGGVSRVVGVDLPRPRDRADPAFIVVAEEILDELRYALAVRAPANDALDSARHAG is encoded by the coding sequence ATGCTCTCCCTCGAGAACCTCGGCAAGATCGACGCCCAAGGCCACCACGCGCTGCTTGGCCTGACCCTCTCGATCGGCGACGGCGAGATCGTCGCGGTGATCGGCGGCGACGCCTTCGGCAAGGCGGCGCTGTTGCGCCTGTTGGCCGGCATGGACCGCCCGACGCGCGGCACGGCGACGCTCGCGGGGCGGCGCATCGACGGGCTGACGCCGGAGATCGGCGCGGTGTTTCCCGAGGCCGCGCTGATGCCGGCACTGGACGTCGTGTCGAACGTCGAGCTCGGCCTGCCGGGACTGCCGCGCGCCAAGCGCCGGGCGCTGGCGCTCGAGGCGCTGGCGCGCGTCGGGCTGGAGACCGTGCCGCACGCCCTGCCGTCGCAGCTGCCGCCCGCCATCGCCCGCCGCGTCGCCATGGCCCGGGTCATGGTGGCCGCGCCGCGCGTCGTGCTGCTCGACGCGCCGTCGGCGGGCCACCGGGGCCGCTCGCGCGTCGATCTGCAGAACGACCTGCTGCGCCTGTGGGCGTGGCGCGAGCCGACGATGGTGGTCGCCACCGACGACGTCGACGAGGCCGCCGCGCTGGCCGACCGCGTCGTCGTGCTGCTGGGCGGCGGCGGCGTCAGCCGCGTCGTCGGGGTCGACCTGCCGCGGCCGCGCGACCGCGCCGATCCGGCGTTCATCGTCGTCGCCGAGGAGATCCTCGACGAGCTGCGCTACGCGCTGGCGGTGCGCGCGCCCGCCAACGACGCCTTGGACTCGGCGCGCCACGCCGGCTAG
- a CDS encoding YeeE/YedE family protein — translation MSDIEPRTLLLAGGLLIGVLFGVVARWSAFCVRGAVEDALTTPDAPRLRGYLLAVVVALVGVQALIAFAGLDLSKTIYLSTALPLGGLVIGGLAFGVGMVLAGGCGARLLVLAAGGNLRSVVTLIVLGLTAYATLRGVLAPARQALASATSVDFAGAGLAAPTLAAVAARAWGATPLIGQILVGLAISIPILAYVARRRVAARHLVGGALVGLLVPAAFALTGIVAVDEFNPVPPDGLTVTGPLAQTLVYGLTYTGAAMDFGIAWALGIPLGAGALAAARGELKLEGFDGARHTLRYLAGGALMGVGGVLSLGCTVGQGLTGVSTLSIGSLIAIAAIVAGAAAALKWRALTASPRPAATAGRAPANVVASF, via the coding sequence ATGAGCGACATAGAACCTCGCACGCTATTGCTTGCCGGCGGCCTGCTGATCGGCGTCCTTTTCGGCGTGGTCGCGCGCTGGTCTGCGTTCTGCGTCCGGGGCGCGGTCGAGGACGCCCTGACCACGCCGGACGCGCCGCGCCTGCGCGGCTATCTGCTGGCCGTCGTCGTGGCGCTGGTCGGTGTCCAGGCGCTGATCGCGTTCGCCGGCCTCGACCTCTCCAAGACCATCTACCTGTCCACCGCGCTGCCGCTGGGCGGCCTCGTGATCGGCGGCCTCGCGTTCGGCGTCGGCATGGTGCTGGCCGGCGGCTGCGGCGCCCGCCTGCTGGTGCTCGCGGCCGGCGGCAATCTCCGGTCGGTCGTGACGCTGATCGTGCTCGGCCTGACGGCCTACGCGACGCTGCGCGGCGTGCTGGCGCCGGCGCGTCAGGCGCTGGCCTCGGCGACCAGCGTCGACTTCGCGGGCGCCGGGCTCGCGGCGCCCACGCTGGCGGCGGTCGCCGCCCGCGCCTGGGGCGCGACGCCGCTGATCGGCCAGATCCTGGTCGGGCTCGCGATCTCGATCCCGATCCTCGCCTACGTGGCGCGCCGGCGCGTCGCCGCCCGCCATCTGGTCGGTGGCGCCCTCGTCGGGCTTCTGGTGCCGGCGGCCTTCGCGCTGACCGGAATCGTCGCGGTCGACGAGTTCAACCCCGTGCCGCCCGACGGCCTCACGGTCACCGGCCCGCTGGCGCAGACGCTGGTCTACGGCCTGACCTACACCGGCGCGGCGATGGATTTCGGCATCGCCTGGGCGCTGGGCATCCCGCTCGGCGCCGGCGCTCTCGCCGCGGCGCGCGGCGAGCTCAAGCTCGAAGGCTTCGACGGCGCGCGCCACACGCTGCGCTACCTCGCCGGCGGCGCGTTGATGGGCGTGGGCGGCGTGCTGTCGCTGGGCTGCACCGTCGGCCAGGGCCTGACCGGCGTGTCGACCTTGTCGATCGGCTCGCTGATCGCCATCGCCGCGATCGTCGCCGGCGCGGCGGCCGCGCTGAAGTGGCGGGCGCTGACGGCGTCACCCCGGCCGGCGGCGACCGCCGGGCGCGCGCCGGCGAACGTCGTCGCCAGCTTCTAG
- a CDS encoding enoyl-CoA hydratase/isomerase family protein: MSGPLRVARDGDVTRLTLDRADKGNALSPELVETVIAALERAAGDGTRLLVVGGAGKHLCTGFDLGDLDALSDGDLLLRMVRIETMLQTLHDAPYVTMSIGTGRVTGAGADIFAACDRRVAVDGSTYTFPGAGFGILLGTGRLAARVGADAARDILRAGRVVSFDEAVRLGLATENVPADGVEAEIVAKAQAARRLDAATVAAIHRVTRRDGADADMAALVRSASRPGLKERIVAYRARTLPRRS; the protein is encoded by the coding sequence GTGAGCGGTCCGCTGCGGGTGGCGCGCGACGGCGACGTCACGCGGCTGACCCTGGACCGCGCCGACAAGGGCAACGCGCTGTCGCCGGAACTGGTCGAGACCGTGATCGCCGCGCTGGAGCGCGCGGCGGGCGACGGTACGCGCCTTCTGGTGGTGGGTGGCGCCGGCAAGCACCTCTGCACCGGCTTCGACCTCGGCGACCTCGACGCGCTGTCGGACGGCGACCTGCTGCTGCGCATGGTCCGCATCGAGACGATGCTGCAGACGCTGCACGACGCGCCCTACGTGACCATGTCCATCGGCACCGGCCGCGTGACCGGCGCCGGCGCCGACATCTTCGCGGCCTGCGACCGGCGCGTGGCGGTCGACGGCAGCACCTACACCTTCCCCGGCGCCGGCTTCGGCATCCTGCTGGGCACCGGCCGGCTGGCGGCGCGCGTCGGCGCCGACGCCGCCCGCGACATCCTGCGCGCCGGCCGCGTCGTCTCGTTCGACGAGGCGGTGCGCCTCGGCCTCGCGACCGAGAACGTGCCGGCCGACGGCGTCGAGGCCGAGATCGTCGCCAAGGCGCAGGCCGCGCGCCGGCTGGACGCCGCCACCGTGGCCGCGATCCACCGCGTCACCCGCCGCGACGGCGCCGACGCGGACATGGCCGCGCTCGTGCGATCGGCGTCGCGGCCCGGGCTCAAGGAACGGATCGTCGCGTACCGGGCGCGGACTCTGCCGCGTAGATCCTGA
- a CDS encoding transposase, whose translation MPWSETSAMESRERLVRDWLRGDATVSELGRRHGVSRRTVYATLARYDAEGVAGLKERSHAARHHPNAMGEGGGAAAGGAARGASDVGTEEAAGVAVGARAGGPVARAERGGGGVVAARSDGEAADGAELASAGRRSGDGRASERRVVRGLQGLVADARRAAAGSAEPERPPQPLRAAAGGGGALRLRDGADGAVGGVPRARAAAVAALGQRAAVRGRGMGGIGRLAVWLVRAGVRPERIAPGRPQQNGRHERLHLTVQQDTVLPVARDRREQQRRFAAFTRMFNEERPHEALDMATPSKVWSPSPRPWDGELRAPEYPAGWEARAVRSNGEVRWGGEMVFLSETLAGETVGFEPTARDGVWVVRYGPMRLAAIDAKGK comes from the coding sequence ATGCCGTGGTCGGAGACGAGCGCGATGGAGAGCAGGGAACGTCTGGTGAGGGACTGGCTGAGGGGCGACGCGACGGTGAGCGAGCTCGGTCGGCGGCACGGTGTGAGCCGGCGGACGGTGTACGCGACGCTGGCGCGGTACGACGCGGAGGGCGTGGCGGGTCTGAAGGAGCGTTCGCACGCGGCGCGCCACCATCCGAACGCGATGGGCGAGGGCGGTGGAGCGGCGGCTGGTGGAGCTGCGCGGGGAGCGTCCGACGTGGGGACCGAAGAAGCTGCTGGCGTGGCTGTCGGCGCGCGAGCCGGAGGTCCGGTGGCCCGGGCGGAGCGCGGCGGCGGCGGCGTTGTCGCGGCACGGTCTGACGGCGAAGCGGCGGACGGAGCGGAGCTGGCGTCCGCAGGGCGACGATCTGGGGACGGGCGAGCGTCCGAACGACGTGTGGTGCGTGGACTTCAAGGGCTGGTGGCGGACGCGCGACGCGCGGCGGCTGGATCCGCTGAGCCTGAGCGACCACCGCAGCCGCTACGTGCTGCGGCTGGTGGCGGTGGAGCGCTGCGACTTCGCGACGGTGCGGACGGTGCTGTCGGGGGCGTTCCGCGAGCACGGGCTGCCGCTGTCGCTGCGCTCGGACAACGGGCCGCCGTTCGCGGGCGCGGGATGGGCGGGATCGGGCGCCTGGCGGTGTGGCTGGTGCGGGCCGGGGTCCGGCCGGAGCGGATCGCGCCGGGCCGGCCGCAGCAGAACGGCCGGCACGAGCGGCTGCATCTGACGGTGCAGCAGGACACGGTGCTGCCGGTGGCGCGGGACCGGCGCGAGCAGCAGCGCCGGTTCGCGGCGTTCACGCGGATGTTCAACGAGGAGCGGCCGCACGAGGCGCTGGACATGGCGACGCCGTCGAAGGTGTGGAGCCCGAGCCCGCGTCCGTGGGACGGCGAGCTGCGCGCGCCGGAGTATCCGGCCGGATGGGAGGCGCGGGCGGTCAGGAGCAACGGCGAGGTTCGCTGGGGCGGGGAGATGGTGTTCCTGAGCGAGACGCTGGCCGGCGAGACGGTCGGCTTCGAGCCGACCGCGCGCGACGGCGTGTGGGTGGTGCGCTATGGTCCGATGCGTCTGGCGGCGATCGACGCCAAAGGAAAGTGA